One Pseudomonas sp. HOU2 genomic window carries:
- the rpoS gene encoding RNA polymerase sigma factor RpoS gives MALSKEVPEFDIDDEVLLMEAGIDSESSMSNDEGAAPPSVRSKSRQSASLKQHKYIDYTRALDATQLYLNEIGFSPLLSPEEEVHFARLSQSGDPAGRKRMIESNLRLVVKIARRYVNRGLSLLDLIEEGNLGLIRAVEKFDPERGFRFSTYATWWIRQTIERAIMNQTRTIRLPIHVVKELNVYLRAARELTQKLDHEPSPEEIANLLEKPVGEVKRMLGLNERVSSVDVSLGPDSDKTLLDTLTDDRPTDPCELLQDDDLSQSIDQWLSELTDKQREVVVRRFGLRGHESSTLEDVGLEIGLTRERVRQIQVEGLKRLREILEKNGLSSESLFQ, from the coding sequence ATGGCTCTCAGTAAAGAAGTGCCGGAGTTTGACATCGACGATGAGGTTCTCCTTATGGAGGCCGGCATCGATTCGGAATCTTCGATGTCGAATGATGAAGGGGCTGCTCCACCTTCCGTTCGTTCCAAATCCAGACAATCCGCTTCACTTAAACAACACAAGTACATCGACTACACTCGGGCACTCGATGCCACGCAGTTGTATCTCAACGAAATCGGCTTTTCCCCATTGCTCTCCCCGGAGGAAGAAGTTCATTTTGCGCGTCTGTCGCAAAGTGGCGACCCTGCCGGGCGCAAGCGCATGATTGAAAGTAACCTGCGGCTGGTCGTGAAGATCGCCCGGCGTTACGTCAATCGGGGGCTGTCGCTGCTGGATCTGATCGAAGAGGGCAACCTCGGATTGATCCGCGCGGTGGAAAAGTTCGATCCCGAGCGCGGCTTCCGCTTCTCGACCTACGCGACCTGGTGGATTCGTCAGACCATCGAGCGCGCGATCATGAATCAGACCCGGACCATCCGGCTGCCGATCCATGTGGTCAAGGAGCTCAACGTGTACCTGCGGGCGGCACGGGAGCTGACGCAAAAGCTCGATCACGAACCTTCACCCGAAGAAATCGCCAACCTGCTGGAAAAACCGGTGGGCGAGGTCAAGCGTATGCTCGGCCTGAACGAGCGAGTATCTTCGGTCGACGTCTCGCTGGGTCCGGATTCGGATAAAACCCTGCTGGACACTTTGACGGATGACCGTCCGACCGATCCATGCGAACTGCTGCAGGACGACGATCTGTCGCAGAGCATCGATCAATGGCTCTCGGAACTGACCGACAAGCAGCGCGAGGTGGTCGTACGCCGCTTCGGCCTGCGCGGCCATGAGAGCAGCACGCTGGAAGATGTAGGCCTGGAGATCGGCCTGACCCGGGAACGGGTGCGGCAGATCCAGGTGGAGGGCCTCAAGCGCCTTCGCGAAATCCTCGAGAAGAATGGCCTGTCGAGCGAGTCGCTGTTTCAGTAA
- the fdxA gene encoding ferredoxin FdxA, producing MTFVVTDNCIKCKYTDCVEVCPVDCFYEGPNFLVIHPDECIDCALCEPECPAVAIFSEDEVPEEMQEFIQLNVELAEIWPNITEKKESLPDAEEWDGVKGKIKDLER from the coding sequence ATGACCTTCGTCGTCACCGACAACTGCATCAAGTGCAAGTACACCGACTGCGTAGAAGTCTGTCCGGTGGACTGCTTTTACGAAGGCCCAAACTTCCTGGTGATTCACCCGGATGAGTGCATCGACTGCGCCCTGTGCGAACCGGAATGCCCGGCCGTCGCGATTTTCTCCGAGGACGAAGTTCCGGAAGAGATGCAGGAGTTCATTCAACTGAACGTTGAGTTGGCTGAAATCTGGCCAAACATCACCGAGAAGAAAGAATCGCTGCCGGATGCCGAAGAGTGGGATGGCGTCAAAGGCAAGATCAAAGACCTCGAACGCTGA
- the mutS gene encoding DNA mismatch repair protein MutS: MNKAVSDLSSHTPMMQQYWRLKNQHPDQLMFYRMGDFYEIFYEDAKKAAKLLDITLTARGQSAGQAIPMCGIPYHAAEGYLAKLVKLGESVVICEQVGDPATSKGPVERQVVRIITPGTVSDEALLDERRDNLIAAVLGDERLFGLAVLDITSGNFTVLEIKGWENLLAELERVNPVELLIPDDWPKDLPAEKRRGVRRRAPWDFERDSALKSLCQQFSTQDLKGFGCETLTLAIGAAGCLLAYAKETQRTALPHLRSLRHERLDDTVVLDGASRRNLELDTNLAGGRDNTLQSVVDRCQTAMGSRLLTRWLNRPLRDLTVLLARQTSITCLLDGYRFEKLQPQLKEIGDIERILARIGLRNARPRDLARLRDALGALPQLQVAMTDLEAPHLQRLATTTSTYPELAALLEKAIIDNPPAVIRDGGVLKTGYDSELDELQSLSENAGQFLIDLEAREKARTGLANLKVGYNRIHGYFIELPSKQAESAPADYIRRQTLKGAERFITPELKEFEDKALSAKSRALAREKMLYEALLEDLISQLPPLQDTAGALAELDVLSNLAERALNLDLNCPRFVSEPCMRITQGRHPVVEQVLTTPFVANDLSLDDNTRMLVITGPNMGGKSTYMRQTALIVLLAHIGSFVPAASCELSLVDRIFTRIGSSDDLAGGRSTFMVEMSETANILHNATERSLVLMDEVGRGTSTFDGLSLAWAAAERLAHLRAYTLFATHYFELTVLPEAEPLVANVHLNATEHNERIVFLHHVLPGPASQSYGLAVAQLAGVPSEVIMRAREHLSRLEDTALPHEAPKPAVKGKPVVPQQSDMFASLPHPVLDELAKVDLDDLTPRRALELLYALKNRI; the protein is encoded by the coding sequence ATGAATAAAGCCGTCTCCGACCTGTCCTCCCACACCCCGATGATGCAGCAATACTGGCGCCTGAAGAATCAGCACCCGGATCAGCTGATGTTCTATCGCATGGGCGACTTCTACGAGATCTTCTATGAAGACGCGAAGAAGGCTGCCAAGTTGCTCGACATCACCCTGACCGCGCGCGGCCAGTCGGCGGGGCAAGCGATTCCGATGTGCGGGATTCCTTACCACGCGGCGGAAGGTTACCTGGCGAAACTGGTCAAGCTCGGCGAGTCAGTGGTGATCTGCGAGCAGGTCGGCGATCCGGCTACCAGCAAGGGGCCGGTGGAACGTCAGGTGGTGCGCATCATCACTCCGGGTACGGTCAGCGACGAAGCGCTGCTCGATGAACGCCGCGACAACCTGATTGCCGCCGTGCTGGGCGACGAGCGTCTGTTCGGTCTGGCGGTGCTGGACATCACCAGCGGCAACTTCACTGTGCTGGAGATCAAGGGCTGGGAGAACCTGCTAGCGGAACTGGAGCGGGTCAACCCGGTGGAACTGCTGATCCCGGACGATTGGCCGAAAGACCTGCCGGCGGAAAAACGCCGTGGTGTGCGTCGTCGCGCGCCGTGGGATTTCGAGCGTGACTCGGCGCTGAAGAGCCTTTGCCAGCAGTTCTCCACGCAAGACCTGAAAGGCTTCGGCTGTGAAACCCTGACCTTGGCCATCGGTGCCGCCGGTTGCCTGCTGGCCTATGCCAAGGAAACCCAGCGCACCGCCCTGCCCCATCTGCGCAGCCTGCGTCATGAGCGCCTGGACGACACCGTGGTGCTCGACGGTGCGAGCCGTCGCAACCTGGAACTCGATACCAACCTGGCCGGCGGTCGCGACAACACCCTGCAATCGGTGGTCGATCGTTGCCAGACCGCGATGGGCAGCCGCTTGCTGACCCGTTGGCTGAACCGTCCGCTGCGCGATCTGACCGTATTGTTGGCACGGCAGACGTCGATCACTTGCCTGCTCGACGGCTACCGTTTTGAAAAGCTGCAGCCACAGCTCAAGGAAATCGGCGACATCGAGCGGATTCTGGCGCGGATCGGTTTGCGCAATGCGCGCCCCCGTGACCTCGCCCGCCTGCGCGATGCTCTCGGTGCCCTGCCGCAACTGCAAGTGGCGATGACCGATCTCGAAGCGCCGCACCTGCAACGTCTGGCAACCACCACCAGCACCTACCCTGAACTGGCGGCGCTGCTGGAAAAAGCCATCATCGACAACCCGCCAGCGGTGATCCGCGACGGCGGCGTGCTGAAAACCGGTTACGACAGCGAACTCGACGAGCTGCAATCGCTGAGCGAAAACGCCGGCCAGTTCCTGATTGATCTGGAAGCCCGGGAAAAGGCCCGCACCGGCCTGGCCAACCTGAAAGTCGGCTACAACCGCATTCACGGCTACTTCATCGAACTGCCGAGCAAACAGGCGGAATCCGCCCCGGCCGATTACATCCGCCGTCAGACCCTCAAGGGTGCCGAACGCTTCATCACCCCAGAGCTGAAAGAATTCGAAGACAAGGCACTGTCGGCCAAGAGCCGCGCTCTGGCTCGTGAAAAAATGCTTTACGAGGCATTGCTGGAAGACCTGATCAGCCAACTGCCACCGCTGCAGGACACGGCCGGCGCGCTGGCCGAACTGGACGTGCTGAGCAACCTCGCCGAACGTGCGTTGAATCTCGACCTGAACTGCCCGCGCTTCGTCAGCGAGCCGTGCATGCGCATCACCCAGGGTCGTCACCCGGTGGTCGAACAAGTGCTGACCACGCCGTTCGTGGCCAACGACCTGAGCCTGGATGACAACACCCGGATGCTGGTGATCACCGGCCCGAACATGGGCGGTAAATCCACCTACATGCGCCAGACCGCATTGATCGTGCTGTTGGCGCACATTGGCAGCTTCGTGCCGGCGGCCAGTTGCGAACTGTCGCTGGTGGACCGGATCTTCACCCGGATCGGCTCCAGCGATGACCTGGCCGGTGGCCGTTCGACCTTCATGGTCGAGATGAGCGAAACCGCCAACATCCTGCACAATGCCACTGAACGCAGTCTTGTGCTGATGGACGAAGTCGGTCGCGGCACCAGCACCTTCGACGGTCTGTCCCTGGCATGGGCCGCCGCCGAGCGTCTGGCGCATCTGCGTGCCTATACTCTATTTGCCACGCACTATTTCGAACTGACCGTGTTGCCGGAAGCCGAGCCTTTGGTGGCTAACGTGCATCTGAACGCCACCGAGCACAACGAGCGCATCGTATTCCTGCATCACGTGTTGCCAGGGCCTGCCAGCCAGAGCTACGGCCTGGCGGTGGCGCAATTGGCCGGCGTGCCGAGTGAAGTGATCATGCGTGCCCGCGAGCATTTGAGCCGACTGGAAGACACCGCTTTGCCGCATGAGGCGCCAAAGCCTGCCGTCAAAGGCAAGCCTGTCGTCCCGCAGCAAAGCGACATGTTTGCCAGCCTGCCGCATCCGGTGCTGGATGAGTTGGCGAAAGTGGATCTCGATGACCTGACCCCGCGTCGAGCGCTCGAATTGTTATATGCACTTAAGAACCGGATCTAA
- a CDS encoding XRE family transcriptional regulator, with product MQKRNVSSVLRALLDQHGISPTELHRRTGVPQSTLSRILSGKIVDPSDKHISKIAEYFNVSTDQLRGRADVAPATGGARDDVHAELKDISLWDDDTPVDDDEVSVPFLREVELAAGSGRFVIEESERSSLRFGKRSLRHNGVQFDQAKCVTVRGNSMMPVLRDGATVGVNAGKCGIGDIIDGDLYAINHNGQLRVKQLYRLPTGIRLRSFNRDEHPDEDYSFQDMQDEQIVILGHVFWWGMYAR from the coding sequence ATGCAAAAACGCAACGTATCCTCCGTCTTAAGAGCACTGCTCGACCAGCACGGGATCTCCCCCACGGAGCTCCACCGTCGCACCGGCGTGCCTCAATCAACGCTCTCGCGGATTCTCAGCGGGAAGATCGTCGATCCTTCGGATAAACACATTTCGAAGATTGCCGAATACTTCAATGTGAGCACTGATCAATTGCGTGGTCGCGCCGATGTCGCCCCGGCGACTGGCGGCGCGCGCGATGACGTGCATGCGGAACTCAAGGACATAAGCCTGTGGGACGACGATACCCCTGTCGATGACGACGAGGTGTCGGTGCCCTTCCTTCGTGAGGTTGAATTGGCTGCTGGATCAGGAAGATTCGTCATCGAAGAGAGCGAACGCTCTAGCCTGCGCTTCGGCAAGCGCAGCCTGCGCCATAACGGTGTGCAGTTCGACCAGGCCAAATGCGTGACGGTGCGCGGTAACAGCATGATGCCGGTGTTGCGGGATGGCGCCACGGTCGGAGTCAACGCCGGCAAGTGCGGCATCGGCGATATCATCGATGGTGACCTTTACGCGATCAATCACAATGGTCAGTTGCGCGTGAAGCAGCTCTACCGCCTGCCGACCGGCATCCGTCTGCGCAGTTTCAACCGCGATGAGCATCCGGACGAAGACTACAGCTTTCAGGACATGCAGGACGAGCAGATCGTCATCCTCGGTCACGTCTTCTGGTGGGGCATGTACGCCCGATAG